From a single bacterium genomic region:
- a CDS encoding NfeD family protein, with amino-acid sequence MLFIWFKILTFLVLGFTLLLIELFTPTFGVVGLSGIILIIAGCYLTATLHSAVAGIILSLMSLVMIIAAIKLFPKTRIAKNLKLSKSQDKTEGYHSADDSLKGFLGKEGTVVTTLRPSGTALIDGKKVDVITEGVFVPEGGKIKVTLVEGSRVVVKQI; translated from the coding sequence ATGTTATTTATCTGGTTTAAAATTCTTACATTTTTGGTACTCGGTTTTACTTTATTATTAATAGAATTATTCACGCCGACTTTTGGGGTGGTGGGATTGTCGGGCATAATTTTAATCATCGCGGGCTGTTACCTGACGGCAACGCTCCACAGCGCTGTCGCGGGAATTATTCTTTCTTTAATGAGCCTGGTAATGATTATTGCCGCGATAAAATTGTTTCCTAAAACAAGGATTGCCAAAAACCTTAAACTAAGCAAATCCCAGGATAAAACGGAAGGATACCATTCGGCAGATGACAGCTTAAAAGGATTTTTAGGAAAGGAAGGTACTGTTGTCACAACTTTGCGTCCAAGCGGGACGGCGCTTATTGACGGCAAAAAAGTGGATGTGATAACCGAAGGAGTTTTTGTCCCGGAAGGCGGGAAGATCAAAGTAACGCTTGTGGAAGGAAGCAGGGTAGTAGTTAAACAAATTTAG